A portion of the Hoylesella buccalis ATCC 35310 genome contains these proteins:
- a CDS encoding phosphohydrolase — protein sequence MNNFDELRDKAMQIATEVHKTQIDKGGKPYIGHPLRVEKLCQDDDSKIVALLHDTIEDGNITAEYLLTQGFPTYIVDAVLSVSRNKGEDYFDFIQRSKANPIGRRVKIADLKDNMDITRLNELTDNDIERLKKYHQAYKMLEDEEMSHIMGVSSHANTSSKEEAEQTDSSQQEPEDPKSCCQKSCNHGK from the coding sequence ATGAACAATTTCGATGAACTTAGAGACAAGGCTATGCAGATTGCTACCGAAGTGCACAAAACACAAATTGACAAGGGAGGGAAGCCATACATCGGACATCCGCTTCGTGTTGAGAAGTTGTGCCAGGACGATGACAGTAAGATAGTGGCGCTTTTACACGATACGATAGAAGATGGAAATATCACCGCCGAATATCTGCTCACGCAGGGATTCCCGACATACATCGTGGACGCCGTTCTATCTGTTTCTCGAAATAAAGGCGAAGATTATTTTGACTTCATTCAGCGCAGCAAGGCGAATCCCATTGGTCGTAGGGTGAAGATAGCTGACCTCAAAGACAACATGGATATCACGAGGCTGAATGAGCTTACAGACAACGATATTGAAAGGCTAAAAAAGTACCATCAAGCCTATAAGATGTTGGAAGATGAAGAAATGAGTCACATTATGGGAGTTAGTTCTCATGCTAACACTTCTTCTAAAGAAGAAGCTGAACAAACTGACAGTTCACAACAAGAGCCAGAAGATCCTAAGTCGTGCTGTCAAAAATCTTGTAATCATGGCAAATAG
- a CDS encoding outer membrane beta-barrel protein — translation MLLNTSMHHKVIFLLFFTMVSTLPLWGQNISGKIVDDSNTPIEYASVICVSLSDTTKVITSTYSKDDGIFILDCSSHKNETLRLKISCVGFHAFQIDVPSDYVFENAIVLKENAIALQDVTVSAYKRAITLAEGKLGIDVGKLTLGITDNAMDVLKRTPGIVISPEGIKVQGNDPLVVIDGVKQRMPMSTLLNYLKSIPASQLKKIYIKSVATAENRLSGENATIEILTKERVKNGFNISNTTHGTLLRNEAYRWGDYIDLRGKYGDLSGSATLGYAKSSLLTRTKESCSYEQVDKLLDQKETRNKDAYFGVLNLTWTPKALNGSLNYFASYYVDDLHHKSQETYKTGEILDKSTSRRISDWTDLLSTNIEYLSADTLKHQFKVSYGLLTGGDNYSQISNNSLGSSLMIDKKMGGYRHIVEAQYKMKLPNFVYTIGSQSYFSKMSEIVISQKETDFTVWETIIGLYMSGRFRFHQNLSLYLGLRTEYEHYKYLTTNTSKNREWNFAPYLTMDWKICNNFSTSLYLTMKNNRPGYFSMLPGITYYSDNEYSIGNPYLKSSMQHDFKIQNLLFKYVVVSLGARLNSNTFGTTYNLDSNGIRYTQPKNYADLLYLYGDISVPFSFMQGKLNGSLYLYLRNLSYHDVIKEIKSPESNPKANWYGSGNLYVSYQITDNFGFYINPSFKTRNNLLQVKKEGSMSIDMGMQYTLLKNKNLAFALTVEDLFNQQKLESSYNYGQGIQVINTIAPNTQCVRLSITYNIGHDSKSIRVNKNENDTSRFTK, via the coding sequence ATGTTATTGAATACGTCCATGCATCATAAAGTTATTTTTTTGCTATTCTTTACAATGGTATCAACATTGCCTCTTTGGGGACAAAATATATCTGGGAAAATTGTGGATGATAGCAATACACCTATCGAATATGCAAGTGTTATTTGCGTATCACTTTCAGATACCACTAAAGTTATCACCTCTACCTATAGCAAGGATGATGGGATCTTTATTTTAGACTGCTCTTCACACAAGAACGAAACTTTGCGCTTGAAGATTAGTTGTGTAGGGTTCCATGCTTTTCAAATTGATGTTCCCTCTGATTACGTTTTTGAGAATGCAATAGTTCTGAAAGAAAATGCAATAGCATTGCAGGACGTTACCGTTTCCGCATACAAGAGAGCTATTACTCTGGCGGAAGGAAAGCTTGGTATTGATGTGGGCAAACTAACTTTAGGTATTACCGACAATGCTATGGATGTACTCAAGAGAACTCCCGGTATTGTGATTTCACCTGAAGGCATAAAGGTTCAAGGTAATGACCCACTTGTTGTCATTGACGGAGTAAAACAAAGAATGCCGATGAGTACCCTTCTTAACTATTTGAAATCAATCCCTGCATCCCAATTAAAAAAAATCTATATAAAAAGTGTGGCAACAGCTGAAAATAGACTCTCCGGAGAAAATGCGACTATTGAAATCCTGACAAAAGAAAGAGTGAAAAATGGTTTTAATATAAGCAATACGACACACGGAACACTTCTGCGTAATGAGGCATACAGGTGGGGAGATTATATCGATCTACGAGGTAAATATGGAGACTTGTCGGGAAGCGCAACTTTGGGATATGCAAAATCTTCTCTTCTCACAAGAACAAAGGAATCATGCTCTTATGAACAAGTTGATAAATTACTGGATCAGAAAGAGACACGAAACAAAGATGCCTATTTTGGGGTACTGAATCTTACTTGGACACCTAAAGCTTTAAATGGAAGTTTGAATTATTTTGCATCTTACTATGTAGATGATTTGCATCACAAAAGTCAAGAAACATACAAAACGGGGGAGATTTTAGATAAATCAACATCTCGTCGTATAAGTGATTGGACAGATTTGCTTTCTACTAATATAGAGTATCTTTCAGCAGACACGTTGAAGCATCAATTTAAAGTTTCATACGGTTTGCTTACTGGTGGCGACAACTATAGTCAAATCTCAAATAACAGCTTGGGAAGTTCTCTTATGATTGATAAAAAAATGGGAGGATATAGACATATAGTAGAAGCCCAATATAAAATGAAACTCCCGAACTTTGTATATACTATCGGTAGCCAGTCTTATTTCTCTAAAATGAGTGAAATAGTTATATCTCAAAAAGAAACTGACTTTACTGTATGGGAAACCATCATAGGGCTATATATGTCAGGGAGATTTAGATTTCACCAAAATTTGTCGCTGTATTTGGGACTACGAACAGAGTATGAGCATTATAAATATTTAACAACGAATACATCAAAAAATAGAGAATGGAACTTTGCTCCATATCTAACCATGGATTGGAAAATATGTAATAATTTCAGCACTTCTTTATACCTTACAATGAAGAATAACCGTCCGGGATATTTCTCCATGCTTCCCGGTATTACTTATTATAGCGACAATGAGTATAGTATTGGAAACCCTTACCTAAAATCTTCCATGCAGCACGACTTTAAAATACAAAACCTACTCTTTAAATATGTTGTTGTTTCATTAGGAGCACGTTTAAACTCCAACACATTCGGAACGACCTATAATTTAGATAGCAATGGAATAAGATATACTCAACCGAAGAATTATGCCGACCTATTATATCTCTATGGGGATATTTCTGTACCATTTTCTTTCATGCAAGGAAAACTTAACGGCTCGTTGTATCTTTACCTAAGAAATCTCAGTTACCATGATGTGATAAAAGAAATCAAATCGCCAGAATCCAATCCAAAAGCCAATTGGTATGGAAGTGGTAATTTGTATGTTTCCTATCAAATAACAGACAATTTTGGCTTTTACATTAACCCTTCCTTCAAAACACGAAACAATTTATTGCAAGTAAAAAAGGAAGGCTCAATGAGCATAGATATGGGTATGCAATATACCTTGCTAAAAAATAAAAATTTAGCCTTTGCGCTCACGGTAGAAGATCTTTTCAATCAACAAAAACTCGAATCTTCATATAATTATGGACAAGGCATTCAGGTTATAAACACTATTGCTCCTAATACGCAGTGTGTTCGTTTGTCTATAACTTATAATATTGGTCATGACAGTAAAAGTATTCGTGTAAATAAAAATGAGAATGACACTTCTAGATTTACGAAATAA
- a CDS encoding type II toxin-antitoxin system RelE/ParE family toxin — MRNKPKVIYLEDALDFIESLPTSAGDKLLEIVKRIEGGEKNSKLFKKLDNSDIWEFRSLYNKITYRLFAFWDTKEETLVIATHGIIKKTQKTPPKEIVKAEKIRLEYFKDKGEKI, encoded by the coding sequence ATGAGAAACAAGCCAAAAGTCATATATCTGGAAGATGCGCTGGATTTTATTGAGAGTCTACCAACATCGGCAGGAGACAAACTACTCGAAATCGTCAAACGTATTGAGGGTGGCGAAAAAAATTCCAAGCTGTTCAAAAAACTGGATAACAGCGACATTTGGGAGTTCAGAAGTCTTTACAACAAGATTACTTATCGACTGTTTGCCTTTTGGGACACGAAAGAAGAAACGTTGGTGATAGCAACGCATGGCATCATCAAAAAGACACAGAAGACGCCACCAAAAGAAATTGTTAAGGCAGAAAAAATTAGGCTGGAGTATTTCAAGGATAAAGGAGAAAAGATATGA
- a CDS encoding helix-turn-helix transcriptional regulator — MKQVGKFKTYTSDEVLDRHFGKIGTPRRDEFEQRVAASIHAYKLGEAIKKARIEQNLTQEELGERIGVKRAQISRLEKGYSISIPTMSRVFKALGVPTASIDLGKIGKVALW; from the coding sequence ATGAAACAGGTAGGAAAATTCAAGACGTACACTTCTGATGAAGTTCTTGATCGGCACTTCGGAAAGATAGGCACGCCAAGACGTGATGAGTTCGAACAAAGAGTGGCAGCGTCGATTCATGCCTATAAGTTAGGCGAAGCCATCAAGAAAGCCAGGATTGAACAGAACCTCACCCAAGAGGAATTGGGTGAGCGCATCGGGGTGAAGCGTGCTCAGATTTCAAGACTGGAAAAAGGTTACAGCATCAGCATTCCAACCATGAGCAGGGTGTTCAAGGCCCTCGGCGTGCCAACGGCCTCAATTGATTTAGGGAAAATAGGCAAGGTTGCGCTTTGGTAA
- a CDS encoding endonuclease MutS2, translating to MIYPTNFESKIGFDKIRELLKARCLSTLGKEQVDALAFCTDPAIIGAWLEQTREMRRIQQEDDNFPLQYFFDMRQAIARIRLENTHLEEDELFDLRRSLETIIAIVRFLAQTEGDDADDAQSEGQGKGDEEGDDDDSRPIVYRYPALQELTRGVVVFPQLLRRIDQILDKLGHIRDNASPALAQIRSELRRTEGSISHTLASILRAAQSEGVVDKDVAPTLRDGRLVIPVAPGLKRKIKGIVHDESATGRTVFIEPTEVVEANNRIRELESEERKEVIRILSEVTREVRPHVKELLAAYGMLAKIDLVRAKAELAKLIKAIEPQLQSQPYIDWIGATHPLLRLSLEKQGKQVVPLDIILTPQKRMLIISGPNAGGKSVCLKTVGLLQYMLQCGLSIPVGERSKAGIFEHLMIDIGDEQSIENDLSTYSSHLLNMKNMMKTANPGTLLLIDEFGTGTEPQIGGAIAEAVLEQFCDKQAWGVITTHYQNLKHYADAHPGVVNGAMLYDRHEMQALFKLAIGQPGSSFAIEIARKTGIPETVISKASDIVGTDYIQSDKYLQDIVRDKRYWENKRQTIHQREKDMEKTIARYENDIREVEQERKLIIKRAKEQADELFRQSNKRIENAIREIREQQAEKEATRRIREDLKVFEQGIKADDSQAPNGTMSDEQFAKKVEQMRLRKERKEKRKAEKAKQQQKRQEEVRQAADRQQQRKAIAPGDRVRIIGLTTIGTVEQVEGDNATVIFGDMRTKMRAGRLEHAVEQTSKPTLKERLGAVKISKKTRDTIDEHRKNFHQDLDVRGMRGDEALNAVQYFIDDAILMGMDRVRILHGKGNGILRQLIRDYLSGIPNVTGYRDEHVQFGGAGITVVEL from the coding sequence ATGATTTACCCAACCAACTTTGAAAGCAAGATTGGCTTTGACAAGATACGCGAACTGCTGAAAGCGCGCTGCCTCTCCACGCTGGGCAAGGAGCAGGTGGACGCTCTGGCGTTCTGCACCGACCCCGCTATTATCGGCGCATGGCTCGAGCAGACGCGGGAGATGAGGCGCATACAGCAGGAGGACGATAACTTTCCACTGCAATATTTCTTCGACATGCGACAGGCCATCGCCCGCATTCGACTGGAGAACACGCACTTGGAGGAAGACGAGCTGTTTGACCTGCGCCGCTCGCTGGAGACCATCATCGCCATCGTGCGCTTTCTGGCTCAGACCGAAGGCGATGATGCCGATGACGCACAAAGCGAGGGACAAGGCAAGGGGGATGAAGAGGGGGATGACGATGACAGCCGCCCCATCGTTTACCGCTACCCTGCCTTGCAAGAACTGACGCGCGGCGTGGTGGTGTTTCCGCAGCTGTTGCGGCGCATCGACCAGATTCTTGACAAGTTGGGACACATCCGCGACAACGCCTCACCGGCTCTGGCACAGATACGCAGCGAACTAAGACGCACCGAGGGCAGCATCTCGCACACGCTGGCCAGCATCCTGCGCGCCGCCCAGAGCGAGGGCGTGGTAGACAAAGACGTGGCTCCCACCCTGCGCGACGGTCGTTTGGTCATCCCCGTGGCACCGGGACTGAAACGCAAAATCAAGGGCATCGTGCACGACGAGTCGGCTACGGGACGCACCGTGTTCATCGAACCCACCGAGGTGGTAGAGGCCAACAACCGCATCAGGGAGCTGGAGAGCGAGGAGCGCAAAGAGGTGATTCGCATTCTCTCCGAGGTCACGCGCGAGGTGCGGCCGCACGTCAAAGAGCTGTTGGCGGCCTACGGCATGCTGGCCAAGATTGACTTGGTGCGCGCCAAGGCCGAGTTGGCCAAACTCATCAAGGCCATCGAGCCGCAACTACAGTCACAGCCGTACATCGACTGGATTGGCGCCACGCACCCCCTGCTGCGCCTGTCGCTGGAGAAACAGGGCAAACAGGTGGTTCCGCTCGACATCATCCTCACGCCCCAGAAGCGCATGCTCATCATCTCGGGACCCAATGCCGGCGGCAAGTCGGTATGCCTCAAGACCGTGGGACTGCTGCAATACATGCTGCAATGCGGACTGAGCATCCCGGTGGGCGAACGCTCAAAGGCGGGCATCTTCGAGCACCTGATGATCGACATCGGTGACGAACAGAGCATAGAGAACGACCTGAGCACCTACTCGAGCCACCTGCTCAACATGAAGAACATGATGAAGACGGCCAATCCCGGCACCCTGTTGCTCATCGACGAGTTCGGCACCGGCACCGAGCCACAGATAGGCGGCGCCATTGCCGAGGCGGTGCTGGAGCAGTTTTGCGACAAACAGGCATGGGGCGTCATCACCACCCACTACCAGAACCTGAAACATTACGCCGACGCTCATCCCGGTGTGGTTAACGGAGCCATGCTCTACGACCGCCACGAGATGCAGGCCTTGTTCAAGTTGGCCATCGGACAGCCAGGCAGCAGCTTCGCCATCGAGATAGCACGCAAGACGGGCATCCCCGAAACGGTGATCAGCAAGGCCAGCGACATCGTGGGGACTGACTACATACAGAGCGACAAATACCTCCAGGACATCGTGCGCGACAAGCGCTACTGGGAGAACAAGCGGCAGACCATCCACCAGCGCGAGAAGGATATGGAGAAGACCATCGCACGCTACGAGAACGACATTCGTGAGGTGGAGCAAGAACGCAAGCTCATCATCAAGCGCGCCAAAGAGCAGGCCGACGAACTGTTCAGGCAGAGCAACAAGCGCATTGAGAACGCCATACGCGAGATACGCGAGCAACAGGCCGAGAAAGAGGCCACACGGCGCATACGAGAAGATTTGAAGGTGTTTGAGCAGGGCATCAAGGCCGACGATTCCCAAGCGCCCAACGGCACCATGAGCGATGAGCAGTTTGCCAAGAAGGTAGAGCAGATGCGGCTTCGCAAAGAACGCAAAGAGAAGCGCAAAGCCGAGAAAGCCAAACAGCAACAGAAGCGACAAGAAGAGGTGCGACAGGCTGCCGACCGCCAGCAACAGCGAAAAGCCATCGCACCGGGCGACCGGGTACGCATCATCGGGCTCACCACCATCGGCACCGTTGAGCAGGTGGAAGGCGACAACGCCACCGTGATTTTCGGCGACATGCGCACCAAGATGCGTGCCGGTAGGTTGGAACACGCCGTCGAGCAAACGTCTAAACCTACGTTGAAAGAACGACTGGGTGCCGTGAAGATAAGTAAAAAAACACGCGACACCATCGACGAGCACCGCAAGAACTTTCACCAAGACCTGGACGTGCGAGGCATGCGGGGCGACGAGGCGCTGAACGCTGTGCAGTATTTCATTGACGACGCCATCCTCATGGGCATGGATCGGGTGCGCATCCTGCACGGCAAGGGCAACGGCATCCTGCGACAACTCATCCGCGACTACCTCTCGGGCATACCCAACGTAACCGGTTACCGTGACGAGCACGTGCAGTTTGGTGGCGCGGGCATTACGGTGGTGGAACTGTAA
- a CDS encoding DNA topoisomerase 3: protein MIVCIAEKPSVAKDIARIIGAHSSKNGYMEGNGYQVTWTFGHLCCLKEPNDYYDNWKHWSLAALPMLPPRFGIKLIDDEGIKRQFAVIEQLMQHADSIINCGDAGQEGELIQRWVMQKAQAKCPVKRLWISSMTDEAIREGFNKLKEQSVYEPLYLAGLSRAIGDWILGMNATRLYTLKYGRNRQVLSIGRVQTPTLALIVSRQKEIDNFKPETYWVLATIYRDTTFTATKGRFDKKEDGEAAFKTIEGEPFTVTDVQKKKGTEAPPKLYDLTSLQVDCNKKFGYSAETTLNLIQSLYEKKYTTYPRVDTQYLSDDIYPKCPQTMNGLYQTKIQSKTVYADLIKPLGGKPLKKSKKVFDSSKVTDHHAIIPTGVPTMGLSNMEENVFDLIARRFIAVFYDDCKFATTTVMGKVKDIEFKASGKEILAPGWRNVYAKNQQEDDDADEKTVDEERTLPTFTKGESGTHIPTLTEKQTTPPKYYTEATLLRAMETAGKFVDDEELRAALKENGIGRPSSRASIIETLFKRHYIQRERKRIVATPLGIQLIDIIKEKLLTSCELTGIWEKKLRDIEHQKYDAAQFVNELKTQITTIVNDVLRDNSHPQLGASDAPSK from the coding sequence ATGATTGTTTGCATAGCAGAGAAACCCAGCGTGGCCAAAGACATCGCACGCATCATCGGTGCCCATAGCTCGAAAAACGGTTATATGGAGGGCAATGGCTACCAAGTGACGTGGACCTTCGGACACCTGTGCTGTCTGAAAGAGCCCAACGACTACTACGACAACTGGAAACACTGGAGCTTGGCCGCCCTGCCCATGTTGCCGCCAAGGTTCGGCATCAAGCTCATCGACGACGAGGGCATCAAACGACAGTTTGCCGTCATCGAACAACTCATGCAGCACGCCGACAGCATCATCAACTGTGGTGACGCGGGACAAGAAGGTGAGTTGATTCAGCGGTGGGTGATGCAGAAGGCACAAGCCAAATGCCCCGTGAAGCGGTTGTGGATAAGCTCGATGACCGACGAGGCCATCCGCGAGGGATTCAACAAGCTGAAAGAGCAATCGGTATACGAACCGCTGTATCTGGCTGGGTTGTCACGCGCCATCGGCGACTGGATATTGGGCATGAACGCCACGCGCCTGTACACCCTGAAATACGGACGCAACCGACAGGTACTGAGCATCGGGCGGGTGCAGACACCCACCTTGGCGCTCATCGTGAGCAGGCAGAAAGAAATAGACAACTTCAAGCCCGAGACGTATTGGGTGCTGGCTACCATCTATCGTGACACCACGTTTACCGCCACCAAAGGCCGCTTTGACAAGAAAGAAGATGGCGAGGCCGCCTTCAAGACCATTGAGGGTGAACCGTTTACCGTGACCGACGTGCAAAAGAAAAAGGGCACGGAAGCCCCGCCGAAGCTCTACGACCTCACCTCGTTGCAGGTAGACTGCAACAAGAAGTTTGGCTATTCGGCCGAGACGACGCTCAACCTGATTCAAAGTTTATACGAGAAGAAATACACCACTTATCCGCGTGTGGACACCCAGTATCTGTCGGACGACATCTATCCCAAATGTCCGCAAACCATGAACGGACTTTATCAGACAAAGATACAAAGCAAGACGGTGTATGCCGATCTTATCAAGCCGTTGGGCGGAAAGCCGCTGAAGAAATCGAAAAAGGTGTTCGACTCCTCAAAAGTAACCGATCACCACGCCATCATCCCCACCGGCGTGCCGACCATGGGACTATCGAACATGGAAGAAAACGTGTTCGACCTCATCGCCCGCCGCTTCATCGCCGTGTTCTATGACGATTGCAAATTCGCCACCACCACCGTCATGGGAAAGGTGAAGGACATCGAGTTCAAGGCGAGCGGCAAGGAGATATTGGCCCCGGGATGGAGAAACGTGTACGCCAAAAACCAGCAGGAGGACGACGACGCTGACGAGAAGACTGTAGACGAGGAACGCACCCTGCCCACCTTCACAAAGGGTGAGAGCGGAACACACATCCCCACCCTGACCGAGAAGCAAACCACCCCACCGAAATACTACACCGAGGCCACCCTGCTGCGCGCCATGGAGACGGCGGGAAAGTTTGTTGACGACGAGGAGCTGCGCGCCGCCTTGAAGGAAAACGGCATCGGTCGACCCTCGTCACGCGCCAGCATCATCGAGACGTTGTTCAAGCGCCATTACATCCAGCGCGAACGCAAACGCATCGTAGCGACGCCCCTTGGAATACAACTCATTGACATCATCAAGGAAAAACTGCTGACGAGTTGCGAGCTGACGGGCATCTGGGAAAAGAAGCTGCGCGACATCGAACACCAAAAATACGATGCCGCCCAGTTTGTCAACGAACTGAAGACGCAGATCACCACCATCGTGAACGACGTGTTGCGCGACAACAGTCACCCGCAATTAGGTGCATCAGACGCGCCGTCTAAGTAA